Proteins co-encoded in one Campylobacter jejuni genomic window:
- the iamA gene encoding ABC transporter ATP-binding protein, whose product MVVKAQNIITKFGEKIVHDGVSFEIKKNEIFGILGGSGSGKSVLLKQMLMLEHFDGGEYEILGYKLKNINEEDALALRKKWGVVFQFAALFSFFNVYENIAIPLKEYTHLDENSIQELVLMKLKMVGLNESVLKQFPSELSGGMQKRVAIARALALDSKLLFLDEPTSGLDPHSSREFDDLVLELKKSFDLNIILVTHDKESMKNLLDRFIILENKKVGFCGTYEELRLQNERLFKRFME is encoded by the coding sequence ACAAAATTTGGAGAAAAAATTGTCCATGATGGCGTAAGTTTTGAAATCAAAAAAAATGAAATTTTTGGTATTTTAGGAGGTAGTGGAAGTGGAAAATCCGTCCTTTTAAAACAAATGCTTATGCTTGAACATTTTGATGGTGGAGAATATGAAATTTTAGGCTATAAACTTAAAAATATCAACGAAGAAGATGCACTTGCTTTGCGTAAAAAATGGGGTGTGGTTTTTCAGTTTGCTGCACTTTTTAGCTTTTTTAATGTTTATGAAAATATCGCCATTCCTTTAAAAGAATACACTCATTTAGATGAAAATAGCATACAAGAACTGGTTTTAATGAAGCTAAAAATGGTAGGCTTAAACGAAAGTGTTTTAAAACAATTTCCAAGTGAACTTAGTGGCGGTATGCAAAAAAGAGTGGCAATTGCTAGAGCTTTAGCACTTGATAGTAAATTGCTTTTTTTAGATGAACCTACTTCAGGACTTGACCCTCATAGTAGTCGTGAATTTGACGATTTGGTTTTAGAGTTAAAAAAAAGTTTTGATTTAAATATCATTTTGGTTACACATGATAAAGAAAGTATGAAAAATTTACTCGATCGTTTTATCATTTTAGAAAATAAAAAAGTTGGATTTTGCGGCACTTATGAAGAATTACGCCTGCAAAATGAACGACTTTTTAAAAGATTTATGGAGTAA
- a CDS encoding MlaD family protein, giving the protein MENRANYFFVGLFVFGVFFASLGFILWLGGYSKEESFKYYEIHTQESVAGLGIKAPVRLLGVEVGSVEEISIYNQDELGVNIRIKVKNNTPIKEDTFATLQLQGITGLKFVQLQGGSKNSKDLVSIQGKLPVIPFKESFLATIDRQSEHIFSLVKTADDKSKELLSEKNLKNLEILLQNLAELSANLNANSKNLSLNLSNASLKIGKMADNISLSAQNFNSSLKDIKESTMILKNFIKKADEKLNTYDDIKASLMQNLELFKRVLIESNILIENLQNSPADLIFKETKPKLGPGEK; this is encoded by the coding sequence GTGGAAAATAGAGCAAATTATTTTTTTGTAGGACTTTTTGTTTTTGGAGTATTTTTTGCAAGCCTTGGTTTCATACTTTGGCTTGGTGGATACTCTAAAGAAGAAAGTTTTAAGTATTATGAAATTCACACACAAGAATCCGTTGCAGGACTTGGCATAAAAGCACCCGTAAGGCTTTTGGGCGTGGAAGTAGGTAGCGTAGAAGAAATCAGCATTTACAATCAAGATGAACTCGGCGTTAACATACGCATCAAGGTCAAAAATAACACCCCTATAAAAGAAGATACTTTTGCTACTTTGCAACTTCAAGGTATCACAGGACTTAAATTTGTCCAACTTCAAGGCGGAAGTAAAAATAGCAAAGATTTAGTATCTATACAGGGAAAACTTCCAGTCATTCCTTTTAAAGAAAGTTTTTTAGCAACTATAGATAGACAAAGTGAACATATTTTTTCTTTAGTTAAAACGGCCGATGATAAATCAAAAGAACTTTTAAGCGAAAAAAATCTTAAAAATCTAGAAATCCTTTTGCAAAATCTAGCAGAATTAAGTGCAAATTTAAACGCTAATTCTAAAAATTTAAGCCTTAATCTTTCAAACGCAAGTTTAAAAATAGGAAAAATGGCTGATAATATAAGCCTTAGTGCGCAAAATTTCAACTCCAGTCTTAAAGACATAAAAGAAAGTACGATGATTTTAAAAAATTTCATAAAAAAAGCTGATGAAAAATTAAACACTTATGATGATATTAAAGCATCTTTGATGCAAAATTTAGAGCTTTTTAAACGAGTTTTAATTGAAAGCAATATTCTAATAGAAAATTTACAAAACAGCCCTGCTGATTTGATTTTTAAAGAAACCAAACCTAAACTAGGACCAGGAGAAAAATAA
- a CDS encoding ABC-type transport auxiliary lipoprotein family protein, producing the protein MLKQLFCILTFIFMLCGCSLRHETINKNENIILKDEGIDSNIFFKKTGKILKIRNANAPLYLNSRAIVYIDNGFSNKYAHYFWGDLPSNLYSFLILSKFEQSNIFTTLLSSTSSLSADYALESRINSFEQILNNNENYAQISISVNFINLENNQIIAHKIFNTKEKIEKKDIHSTYNAFQKALNKIGNEIVFWVNSNLS; encoded by the coding sequence ATGCTAAAGCAATTATTCTGTATTTTGACTTTTATTTTTATGTTATGCGGATGCTCTTTAAGACACGAAACCATCAACAAAAATGAAAATATCATATTAAAAGATGAAGGAATAGATTCAAATATTTTTTTTAAAAAAACCGGTAAAATTCTTAAAATTCGCAATGCAAATGCACCTTTGTATTTAAACTCGCGAGCTATTGTTTATATAGATAATGGTTTTAGCAACAAATACGCACATTATTTCTGGGGAGATTTACCAAGCAATCTTTATTCTTTTTTAATTTTGTCAAAATTTGAACAAAGCAATATTTTTACAACCCTACTTTCTTCAACAAGCTCTTTAAGTGCGGATTATGCTCTTGAAAGCAGGATTAACTCTTTTGAGCAAATTCTTAATAACAATGAAAACTACGCTCAAATTTCTATAAGCGTAAATTTCATAAATCTTGAAAACAATCAAATAATAGCTCATAAAATTTTCAATACTAAAGAAAAAATAGAAAAAAAAGACATCCACTCTACTTATAATGCTTTTCAAAAAGCCTTGAATAAAATTGGCAATGAGATTGTTTTTTGGGTAAATTCTAACTTATCCTAA
- a CDS encoding flagellar FLiS export co-chaperone, protein MKSDLDIFKKHLGEIQGVNEFKANQICSQINDANDFIGALQVLDMSLKKIEKSILERIDENSDDMQKRTLDATASQLIQNCSFMGTALFGNIFNVYVGKKLFEFEIANPLLILQTSNYEGVLAYIQDKRDEIKIILSELATAITMGETIDNTGIYNSTMDFKNLFK, encoded by the coding sequence ATGAAAAGTGATTTAGATATATTTAAAAAACACTTAGGTGAAATTCAAGGCGTGAATGAATTTAAAGCAAATCAAATTTGCTCTCAAATCAATGATGCAAATGATTTTATAGGAGCGCTTCAAGTGCTTGATATGTCTTTAAAAAAAATAGAAAAAAGCATTCTAGAAAGAATAGATGAAAATTCAGATGATATGCAAAAAAGAACTCTTGATGCCACAGCATCACAACTTATACAAAACTGCTCTTTCATGGGAACAGCTCTTTTTGGAAATATTTTCAATGTTTATGTTGGTAAAAAACTTTTTGAATTTGAAATTGCTAATCCACTTTTAATTCTTCAAACAAGTAATTACGAAGGTGTATTGGCCTATATACAAGATAAAAGAGATGAAATAAAAATCATTCTATCAGAGTTAGCAACCGCAATCACCATGGGCGAAACTATAGATAATACTGGAATTTATAACTCTACAATGGATTTTAAAAATTTATTTAAATAA
- the map gene encoding type I methionyl aminopeptidase, with protein sequence MIELKKPDEIEKLRIANQIVAKTLNFLENEIKIGMSLKQIDKMAEDYILSLGAKPSFKGLYGFPGAICTSLNQVCIHGIPDDKIIKEGDILGLDVGSLIDGYYGDAARTIAIGEVSPTDKALISCAKDALYHAIDIIHDGMRFKELSAALGEFIHARGFVPLRGYCGHGIGRKPHGEPEILNYLEKGASAKSGPKIKNGMVFCIEPMICQKDGTPKHYNGKWDAGSIDGLNAAHYEHCVAVINGRAEILSMI encoded by the coding sequence ATGATAGAATTGAAAAAACCAGATGAAATAGAAAAATTAAGAATAGCAAATCAAATTGTAGCAAAAACTTTAAATTTTTTAGAGAATGAAATTAAAATAGGAATGAGCTTAAAACAAATTGATAAAATGGCAGAAGATTATATTTTAAGCCTTGGTGCCAAGCCATCATTTAAGGGACTTTATGGTTTTCCAGGTGCCATTTGCACATCTTTAAATCAAGTTTGTATCCATGGAATTCCAGATGATAAAATTATCAAAGAGGGTGATATTTTAGGTCTTGATGTGGGAAGTTTGATTGATGGGTATTATGGGGATGCAGCAAGAACTATTGCTATAGGAGAAGTTTCACCCACTGATAAAGCTTTAATCTCTTGTGCTAAAGATGCGTTATATCATGCTATAGATATTATTCATGATGGAATGCGTTTTAAGGAACTTTCAGCTGCTTTAGGCGAATTTATCCATGCAAGAGGTTTTGTCCCGCTTCGTGGATATTGCGGGCATGGTATAGGACGAAAGCCCCATGGAGAGCCTGAAATTTTAAACTATTTAGAAAAAGGTGCGAGTGCAAAAAGTGGCCCTAAAATTAAAAATGGAATGGTGTTTTGCATAGAGCCTATGATATGCCAAAAAGATGGAACACCAAAGCATTATAATGGAAAATGGGATGCTGGAAGTATTGATGGGCTGAATGCGGCTCATTATGAACATTGTGTTGCCGTGATTAATGGGCGTGCTGAAATTCTTTCTATGATATGA
- the murI gene encoding glutamate racemase, which produces MKIGVFDSGVGGLSVLKSLYEARLFDEIIYYGDTARVPYGVKDKDTIIKFCLEALEFFEQFQIDMLIIACNTASAYALDALRTKAHFPVYGVIDAGVEATIKALHDKNKEILVIATKATIKSEEYQKRLLSQGYTNINALATGLFVPMVEEGIFEGDFLQSAMEYYFKNITTPDALILACTHFPLLGRSLSKYFGDKTKLIHSGDAIVEFLKERENIDLKNHKAKLHFYASSDVESLKNTAKIWLNL; this is translated from the coding sequence GTGAAAATAGGTGTATTTGATAGCGGGGTAGGGGGGCTTAGCGTTTTAAAATCTCTTTATGAAGCTAGACTTTTTGATGAAATTATCTATTATGGAGATACCGCAAGAGTTCCTTATGGAGTAAAAGATAAAGATACTATTATAAAGTTCTGTCTTGAAGCATTGGAATTTTTTGAACAATTTCAAATTGATATGCTTATCATTGCATGTAATACCGCTAGTGCTTATGCTTTAGATGCTTTAAGGACAAAAGCACATTTTCCAGTATATGGTGTAATTGATGCAGGGGTTGAAGCAACGATAAAAGCTTTGCATGATAAAAATAAAGAAATTTTAGTCATTGCGACAAAAGCAACCATTAAATCCGAAGAATACCAAAAGCGTTTGTTATCTCAAGGATATACAAATATAAATGCTTTAGCTACAGGGCTTTTTGTGCCTATGGTTGAAGAAGGTATTTTTGAAGGAGATTTTTTGCAAAGTGCTATGGAGTATTATTTTAAAAATATCACAACTCCAGATGCTTTGATACTCGCTTGCACTCATTTCCCTTTACTAGGTCGTTCTTTAAGTAAGTATTTTGGCGATAAAACAAAATTAATTCATTCAGGAGATGCCATAGTTGAATTTCTTAAAGAAAGAGAAAATATAGATTTGAAAAATCATAAAGCAAAATTACATTTTTATGCTTCAAGCGATGTTGAATCTTTAAAAAATACTGCTAAAATTTGGCTAAATTTATAA
- a CDS encoding C40 family peptidase, with protein sequence MRHIFFIITIIFFISGCSFYQNLNYTRPIYNTNKETKLKTIAHEWKKTPYVLGGTTKKGADCSGFTQSALAQLNIRIPRTTKTQLGSGRKVSKSKLQTGDLVFFKTGRGPNGMHVGIYMSKGKFIHLSTKGGVKEVELNSSYWKARYIGARRY encoded by the coding sequence ATGAGGCATATTTTTTTCATCATCACGATTATATTCTTTATAAGCGGATGTAGTTTTTATCAGAATTTAAACTATACTCGTCCAATTTATAATACAAATAAAGAAACAAAACTTAAGACTATAGCACATGAATGGAAAAAAACTCCTTATGTTTTAGGTGGAACTACTAAAAAAGGTGCTGATTGTTCAGGATTTACACAGAGTGCATTAGCTCAGCTTAATATACGCATACCTCGCACCACAAAAACTCAATTAGGTTCTGGGAGAAAAGTTTCTAAATCAAAATTGCAAACAGGAGATTTGGTATTTTTTAAGACAGGTAGAGGGCCAAATGGTATGCATGTTGGTATTTATATGAGCAAGGGAAAATTTATACATTTATCTACTAAAGGTGGAGTAAAAGAAGTCGAGCTAAATAGTTCTTATTGGAAGGCTCGTTATATAGGAGCAAGAAGGTATTAA
- the nhaA gene encoding Na+/H+ antiporter NhaA — MNNIVHKLKTLVLNEAFGGVLLIVCTLLALLVQNGSFSEHYREFLNLKVGFSVGEFELNKPFLLWINDGLISIFFFAIGLELKKEFLHGDFKNPKNIVLPFMAALGGILIPAMLFALVNIGDAYTLKGWAIPTATDTAFALAILMMCGKHIPSSLKIFLLSLAIFDDVGAILIIAIFYTTKLSIAAFVVAGIAILAMLVLNILGITRKSFYFICSVILWISVLKSGVHATLAGIITAFFIPMQTKNGEAFLEEIYESLKFWLAFVILPLFAFANAGVNLSNIDIGAIFSGVSIGIFLGLFVGKQVGVFLFSYLAIRFKFAALPQGSNLKQLYGVCILTGIGFTMSLFIDGLAYEVSDIFNYADNLAILIASFCSGIWGFIYLKFFAARS, encoded by the coding sequence ATGAATAATATAGTACATAAATTAAAAACTTTAGTTTTAAACGAGGCTTTTGGTGGTGTTTTACTTATAGTTTGTACTTTGCTTGCTTTGCTTGTGCAAAACGGGTCTTTTAGCGAACATTATCGAGAATTTCTAAATTTAAAAGTCGGATTTAGTGTAGGTGAATTTGAGCTTAACAAGCCTTTTTTACTTTGGATAAATGATGGGCTTATATCTATATTTTTCTTTGCTATAGGGCTTGAGCTTAAGAAGGAATTTTTGCATGGGGATTTTAAAAATCCTAAAAATATTGTTTTACCTTTTATGGCTGCTTTAGGGGGTATACTTATACCTGCGATGTTGTTTGCTTTGGTAAATATAGGAGATGCTTATACTTTAAAAGGTTGGGCTATACCTACAGCTACAGATACAGCGTTTGCCTTAGCGATTTTAATGATGTGTGGCAAGCATATTCCATCAAGTTTAAAAATTTTCTTACTTTCTTTGGCTATTTTTGATGATGTGGGTGCTATTTTAATTATAGCTATTTTTTATACGACAAAATTATCAATAGCTGCTTTTGTCGTTGCAGGAATTGCTATTTTGGCAATGCTTGTTTTAAATATTTTAGGAATAACAAGAAAGTCTTTTTATTTTATTTGCTCAGTTATTCTTTGGATTAGTGTTTTAAAAAGTGGTGTGCATGCAACTTTAGCTGGAATTATAACAGCATTTTTTATACCGATGCAAACTAAAAATGGAGAAGCATTTTTAGAAGAAATCTATGAAAGTCTAAAATTTTGGCTCGCTTTTGTTATCTTGCCTTTATTTGCTTTTGCTAACGCTGGGGTAAATTTATCCAATATCGATATAGGAGCAATTTTTTCAGGTGTAAGTATAGGTATTTTCTTGGGGCTTTTTGTGGGTAAACAAGTGGGTGTATTTTTGTTTTCTTATTTGGCAATTCGCTTTAAATTTGCAGCCTTGCCCCAAGGTTCAAATTTGAAACAACTTTATGGGGTTTGTATACTTACAGGTATTGGTTTTACAATGAGTTTGTTTATCGATGGCTTGGCGTATGAAGTTAGCGATATTTTTAATTATGCAGATAATTTAGCTATTCTCATAGCTTCATTTTGTTCTGGGATTTGGGGTTTTATTTATCTTAAATTCTTTGCTGCTCGATCTTAA
- the nhaA gene encoding Na+/H+ antiporter NhaA yields MQMIKKMVLSETFPGILLIFFTFLALLCKNSSLSVIYTDFFHANFTVGFDHFQISKSLDLWINDGLIAIFFLCIGLELKYEILRGQLKNIRAVSLPIFGALGGMITPALIFAAINYSHDFAMKGWAIPTATDIAFAVGILMLLGNKIPTSLKLFLLSLAIFDDLGAIVIIALFYTDQLSALAIIICLFCIFALLLLNYYHITHLSLYVLVGVVLWIAMLKSGVHATLAGVIISLFIPLDTKNKKPYLHEVLKDLNPWVVYFILPLFAFANAGIDIRDMHLGSVFSPVSLGIILGLFLGKQLGVFTFCFIAIKLKLAKLPENIKYGKFYGICILTGIGFTMSLFIDGLAYKNSDIFEHADKLAILIASFLSAIVGFIYLKIVK; encoded by the coding sequence ATGCAAATGATAAAGAAGATGGTTTTAAGTGAAACTTTCCCTGGTATTTTGCTTATATTTTTTACATTTTTAGCCTTATTATGTAAAAATTCTTCCTTAAGTGTTATTTATACAGATTTTTTTCATGCTAATTTTACAGTAGGATTTGATCATTTTCAAATTTCAAAATCGTTGGATTTATGGATAAATGATGGTTTGATAGCTATATTTTTTCTATGTATAGGGCTTGAGTTAAAATATGAAATTTTACGCGGACAGCTTAAAAATATAAGAGCTGTATCTTTACCTATATTTGGAGCTTTGGGGGGTATGATTACTCCTGCTTTAATTTTTGCTGCTATTAATTATTCCCATGATTTTGCTATGAAAGGTTGGGCAATACCTACAGCAACCGATATAGCTTTTGCAGTGGGTATTTTGATGCTTTTAGGAAATAAAATTCCTACAAGTTTAAAGCTTTTTTTACTTTCTTTAGCTATTTTTGATGATTTGGGTGCTATTGTTATTATTGCTTTATTTTATACAGATCAGCTTTCAGCTTTGGCGATTATTATTTGTTTGTTTTGTATATTTGCTCTGCTTTTGTTAAATTATTATCACATCACCCATCTTTCTTTGTATGTGTTAGTAGGTGTTGTATTGTGGATAGCTATGCTTAAAAGTGGAGTACATGCGACTTTGGCTGGTGTGATTATTTCTTTATTTATACCGCTTGATACAAAAAATAAAAAACCTTATTTGCATGAAGTTCTTAAGGATTTAAATCCTTGGGTGGTTTATTTTATCTTGCCTTTATTTGCTTTTGCTAATGCTGGGATTGATATCAGAGATATGCATCTTGGTTCGGTATTTTCGCCTGTAAGCCTTGGAATTATTCTAGGATTATTTTTAGGAAAGCAACTAGGTGTTTTTACTTTTTGTTTTATTGCTATCAAACTTAAGCTTGCAAAACTACCTGAAAATATTAAATATGGAAAATTTTATGGTATATGTATTTTAACAGGCATTGGTTTTACGATGAGTTTGTTTATTGATGGTTTGGCTTATAAAAATAGTGATATTTTTGAACATGCGGATAAACTTGCTATTTTAATAGCAAGTTTTTTAAGTGCCATTGTTGGTTTTATTTATCTTAAGATTGTTAAATGA
- a CDS encoding YjfB family protein encodes MVSDVSMGNANLMTAVNTSVLKKSMDTNEALMNELIEGMEGVSQASAPQVSSSSGLDIYA; translated from the coding sequence ATGGTTTCAGATGTTTCTATGGGTAATGCTAATTTAATGACTGCTGTTAATACTTCAGTTTTGAAAAAATCTATGGACACAAACGAGGCATTGATGAATGAACTCATCGAAGGTATGGAAGGTGTCTCTCAAGCCTCCGCTCCACAAGTTTCTAGCTCTAGTGGTTTGGATATTTACGCTTAA
- a CDS encoding FTR1 family protein — protein MKIFKIIFLIISISLSSSAFARVDDYINEANLIKDMLKQSIETYKKGDNLGAKKLSEDAYFQHFENMEGPIGRNIGRKAITMERKFVNLRRMYKDEAPLTQINALIDSLYYDLDEVAPILQNGYRLKAEASDTNYDKAKAEKSSLEANAKREADAEALIAQMMGVDKKDLAQSSLTTQAPIPANDDTSKLTDDNASADLQAAAAMDARLQFILDNISTKFSQAANAFKEKNYQASKDFLNDALFSDYRNTKVEILVNKFTKAGNDQKIQQAIRTLIRQINDAKIDEKDLRDDLDNIEEQIFDVFLQIPNSELSSLQISGFNDETKGKDYAKVSNDIKLALDGILKNYDGFSASIVDDLQGIYLDIFEASGMENKIGAVDSGLKLKIESLFSKGVALIKASADKKELESTFNDLEQLIASSVDKIQDSTPYSLFIWALSIILREGLEALIIVVAIVSYLVQSGNKNRLNIAYSALFTGVILSFVTAFGVSWLFKENAGQSRELIEGIAMLIAVLLLFYVGFWLLSNAQNKKWTSFIKQGAIDAISNNSAKTLWITVFLAVYREGAETVLFYQALLFDAKTSTDFGAVFGGLGLGILILIVLYFLLKAGAIRIPVKQFFYITSYIIFYMVFVFTGKGIAELIEGKVIIPSLIPMNFEPILWLGIYPYYETLIPQFIVLTMLIIGILITKQISKKGVKS, from the coding sequence ATGAAAATTTTTAAAATTATATTTTTAATTATAAGTATTTCTTTATCAAGCTCAGCTTTTGCTAGAGTAGATGATTATATTAATGAAGCAAATCTTATCAAAGACATGCTAAAACAAAGCATAGAAACTTACAAAAAGGGTGATAATCTAGGTGCTAAAAAGCTTAGCGAAGATGCGTATTTTCAACATTTTGAAAATATGGAAGGCCCTATAGGAAGAAACATAGGAAGAAAAGCCATCACCATGGAGCGTAAATTTGTAAATTTGCGTCGTATGTATAAAGATGAAGCTCCTTTGACACAAATTAATGCTTTAATTGATAGTCTTTATTATGATCTTGATGAAGTAGCCCCAATCTTACAAAATGGATATCGTTTAAAAGCAGAAGCAAGCGATACAAACTATGATAAGGCTAAAGCTGAAAAATCAAGCCTAGAAGCCAATGCCAAACGCGAAGCTGATGCAGAAGCTTTAATCGCACAAATGATGGGCGTGGATAAAAAAGATTTAGCACAAAGTTCTTTAACCACCCAAGCTCCTATACCTGCAAACGACGACACAAGCAAACTTACAGATGATAATGCAAGCGCTGATTTACAAGCTGCCGCTGCAATGGACGCAAGATTGCAATTTATACTAGATAATATCTCTACCAAATTTTCACAGGCTGCTAATGCTTTTAAAGAAAAAAACTACCAAGCTAGTAAAGATTTTTTAAATGATGCCTTATTTAGTGATTATCGCAATACCAAAGTAGAAATTTTAGTAAATAAATTTACCAAAGCAGGAAACGATCAAAAAATTCAACAAGCCATACGCACCCTTATACGCCAAATCAACGATGCAAAAATAGATGAAAAAGACTTAAGAGATGACTTAGATAACATAGAAGAACAAATTTTTGATGTTTTCTTGCAAATTCCAAATTCAGAACTTTCAAGTTTGCAAATTTCAGGCTTTAATGATGAAACAAAAGGCAAAGATTATGCCAAAGTTTCTAATGATATCAAACTTGCTTTAGATGGAATTTTAAAAAATTATGATGGCTTTAGTGCTTCTATAGTAGATGATTTACAAGGAATTTATCTAGATATTTTTGAAGCAAGCGGTATGGAAAATAAAATCGGTGCTGTAGATAGCGGCTTAAAACTTAAAATAGAAAGTTTATTTTCCAAAGGTGTGGCACTGATTAAAGCAAGTGCAGATAAAAAAGAGCTTGAATCTACTTTTAATGACTTAGAACAACTCATAGCAAGCAGTGTGGATAAAATTCAAGATTCTACTCCTTATTCGCTGTTTATATGGGCTTTAAGTATTATTTTGCGTGAAGGCTTGGAAGCTTTGATTATCGTTGTAGCCATTGTTTCTTATCTTGTACAAAGTGGCAACAAAAATCGTTTAAATATCGCCTATAGTGCTCTTTTTACAGGAGTGATTTTAAGTTTTGTTACCGCTTTTGGAGTTTCTTGGCTATTCAAAGAAAATGCAGGACAAAGTAGAGAGCTTATAGAGGGTATTGCCATGCTTATAGCCGTATTACTACTCTTTTATGTGGGCTTTTGGCTACTTTCAAACGCACAAAATAAAAAATGGACAAGCTTTATCAAACAAGGTGCTATAGATGCTATATCAAACAATAGTGCAAAAACCCTTTGGATCACCGTATTTTTAGCTGTTTATAGAGAAGGTGCAGAAACTGTGCTTTTTTATCAAGCCTTGCTTTTTGATGCTAAAACAAGCACTGATTTTGGTGCTGTTTTTGGCGGGCTTGGACTTGGAATTTTAATACTTATTGTTTTATATTTTCTTTTAAAAGCAGGAGCCATTCGCATACCTGTAAAACAATTTTTCTATATCACTTCTTACATTATTTTTTACATGGTTTTTGTTTTTACAGGCAAAGGCATAGCTGAACTCATAGAAGGAAAAGTCATTATTCCTAGTCTTATACCTATGAATTTTGAACCGATTTTATGGCTTGGAATTTATCCTTACTATGAAACTTTAATCCCCCAATTTATAGTTTTGACAATGCTAATTATTGGCATTTTGATAACAAAACAAATTTCAAAAAAAGGAGTAAAATCATGA
- a CDS encoding iron transporter has translation MIKKVLSVVAAAAVISTNLFAGEVPIGDPKELNGMEIAAVYLQPIEMEPRGIDLAASLADIHLEADIHALKNNPNGFPEGFWMPYLTIAYELKNTDTGAIKRGTLMPMVADDGPHYGANIAMEKDKKGGFGVGNYELTFYISNPEKQGFGRHVDEETGVGKWFEPFKVDYKFKYTGTPK, from the coding sequence ATGATAAAAAAAGTTTTATCAGTAGTTGCTGCAGCTGCGGTTATTAGTACAAATTTATTTGCAGGCGAAGTGCCAATTGGCGATCCAAAAGAACTTAATGGTATGGAAATAGCCGCTGTTTATTTACAACCTATTGAAATGGAGCCAAGAGGTATTGATCTAGCTGCGTCTTTAGCAGATATTCATCTAGAAGCTGACATTCACGCACTTAAAAACAATCCAAATGGTTTTCCAGAAGGTTTTTGGATGCCTTATTTAACTATAGCTTATGAACTTAAAAATACCGACACAGGTGCAATTAAACGCGGAACTTTGATGCCTATGGTGGCTGATGATGGTCCTCACTATGGTGCAAATATTGCTATGGAAAAAGATAAAAAAGGTGGCTTTGGCGTAGGAAATTATGAACTTACTTTTTATATCTCAAATCCAGAAAAACAAGGTTTTGGACGCCATGTTGATGAAGAAACAGGCGTGGGTAAGTGGTTTGAACCTTTTAAAGTAGATTATAAATTCAAATACACAGGCACGCCAAAATGA